Part of the Chroicocephalus ridibundus chromosome 17, bChrRid1.1, whole genome shotgun sequence genome is shown below.
tgggcagggatgggactgagatgggcagggatggagcaaGGATgagcagggatgggacagggatgagcagggatggggttgggagatggggcagggaagatgaaggatggagcagggatgagcagggatgggcagggatgaGGCTGGGATGGACGAGGATGCGCAgagatggagcagggatggaccAGGGACGGGACAGGGATGGAGTGGGAATGGACAgggggggcagggatggagctgggccggggccgggatggagtggggatggggcagggaatggcggggacggggctgggatggggctgggacagggctgggatggggcacggatgggatggagatggggcagggatgggcagggacggagcagggatggagcgggAAAGGGGTTGGGATGGAGCAGGGATCGGGCAGGGATGGGACAAGGATGGGGtagggatgggcagggatggggcaggaaggggcagggatgaggaaggatggagcagggatgggcagggatggggatgggatggacaAGGATgcgcagggatggagcagggatggaccGGGGACGGGACAGGGATGGAGTGGGGATGGACAGGGATGAGCatggatggggcagggatggagcagggatgggatggggatggggcagggatggggcaggaagggGCATGGATGGGGAAggatgggcagggatggagcagggaagggacagggatggacaTGGAcagatgggacagggatggggcagggatgggcaaggacagggcagggatgggcaggagcaggcagtgaGGGCCTGGGATGTCTCGTGGTGGGCGgaatggggcagggatgggcagaaggaggcagggatggggcaggagcagcagctcggGAGGGAGCAGACCCTGGGGACGGTCCCTCCCGTCCCCCCTGCGGTGGCAGGACGTGGACGCCGCCGCCTTGGCTCGCCTGGACCTGGAGCGGCGGGTGGGGACCCTGCAGGACGAGATCGCCTTCCTCCGCAAGGTCCACGAGGAGGTAAccccgtgccgggggggggagctcaggggggtcccggggctcggggggggccgGGCTGATCCCCAGTGTCGCCCcaggagctgcgggagctgcaggagcagctggcccGGCAGCGGGTGCACGTCGAGGTGGACACCAGCAAGCCGGACCTGACGGCCGCCTTGCGCGACATCCGCAGCCAGTACGAGGCCATGGCCACCAGCAACGTCCAGGAGACCGAGGAGTGGTACAAGTCCAAGGTGCGCTGGGAGCCGGTCACCCAACGGATGGGTGGCCTTCGGAGGTGTCACCTTCGTGGGGCTGGGGTTGACGCCCCTAGGGTTGGATGGCTCTGCTTGGTGGTGGCTGTCCCCTCCTGGGATGTCACCTTCTCAGTTGGGTGGTCCTTCCTGGTGGTGGTGCATGGGGTTTGgcatccccgctgtccccactCATGTCCCGTGTCCTGGTTGGGTCCCCGCGGGAGCAGGGATGTGTCCCCCACAGTGAGTCACACAGGCACGGTCCCTAAGGAGTTGTGTTCACAGTGACGTGGCCCATGTGCGCCACCCCACAGAGTTGGGGACGTGTCCCCTGTGACATCCCGCAGCACCATCCCTCCCGCCTGCAAAGCAAGGACATGTCCCCAGCAACACCTGCCATCAGGGATGTGTCCCATGTCCACTGTCCCACCACCCCAAGAGAGCAGGGACGTGCCTCCACCACACGTGCCATCAGCCGCGTGCCCCACGTGCACCGTCCCCTCCACCTACGAGAGCCAGGACACGTCCCTGGCACCACGTGCCATTGGGGACACATCCCGTGTGCGCTGTCCCCACGACACGTGCTGCTGGGGCCATGTCCCTCCCATGGGAGCTGGGACATGGCCCCAGGACACGTGCCTTTGGAGAAGTCCCTTGTGTCCCTTCCTGCTGTGGGAACAAGGACGTGTCCCCGGTGCCACATCAAGTGCACGTCCCATGTGCATGGTCCCCTCTGCCACGGGAGAAGGGACATGTCCCCAGGGACACATGGCACTGGGGACGCGTCCCATGTGCACTGTCCCACCaccctgcagtagcagggacgTTTCTCCACATGCCACGTGCTACTGGGGCCATGTCCCTCCCATGGAGCAGAGCTGGGTCATGTCCCCACGCCATGTGCCACTGGGACACGTCCCTGCCGTGTGTTCCCATCCCATGGCATGTGTCCCCCCGTCACCAGTTTGCCGACCTGACGGATGCGGCCGCCCGGCACGCGGAGGCCCTGCGTGCGGCCAAGCAGGAGGCCAACGAGTACCGGCGCCAGCTCCAGACCCTCACCTGCGACCTGGAGGCTCTGCGGGGTTCGGTAGGTGATGGCCATGGGGTGCAAGGGGAGGGACACGGCCTCGGGGAGCTGCCACCACCACGGGGTTCCCTGGCACGGCGGTGGGGACTGCCACCCAGTGCTGGGGGAACGGCTGGTCCCCAAGGCTGGGAGCTGGATGGGCACCGTGGAGAGCCCCTTGCTCCTGGGAGAAGGTGGCCATGGAGGGTGTCACCTCCCCTCGTGGCCCCCCAGAACGAGTCCCTGGAGAGGcagctgcgggagctggaggaACGCTACGCCCTGGAGACGGCCGGCTACCAGGACACGGTGGTGCGGCTGGAGGAGGACATCCGCAGCCTCAAGGAGGAGATGGCCCGGCACCTACAGGAGTACCAGGATCTGCTCAACGTCAAGCTGGCCCTCGACATCGAGATCGCCACGTACCGCAAGCTGCTGGAGGGCGAGGAGAGCAGGTGACAGCGCAGAgggggctccctcctgcccctctccccctccctggccaTGTCCTGTACCATACCCCAGTCCTCGTGGTCCCCCTGGGGTGTCCGACCTGCCTGGGGACTATCCTccgtccctcctgccccagccctgggcagggctgagctggtgtgtgggggggtggcaggatCCCGATGCTTCTCCAACACCCCCCCCGTCACTCCTCCAGGATCACCATCCCCGTGCAGAGCTTCTCCAACCTGCAGATCCGAGGTGAGGCTGTGGCCACACGTCAGGCACAAGCGGGGGTGGCTTCTGGGGGCTTCGTGGGAGGAGGCACCATcttggctgtccctgccccatccagagggaccaggaGGTTTTCCTCCAAATCTCAAGGAACCAGGACTCCTGGGTTCTcccaggctggggggagaagTGTGCCATGGCCACATCCCCAAGGCCAGTGATGTCCCCAAGGCCAATTGTGTTCCCCAGTGCCAACTGTGTCCCCAAGGACAGCCCTATCCCCAGGGATGTGCCCAATCACATCCAAAAGCCACCCACGTCCCCATGACCAACCACATCTCCAAGGCCAAATGTGTCCCCAGTGCCAACTGCGTCCCCAGGGCTAATCACGTCCCAAAGCCAGCCACATCCTCAGTGCCAACCACATCCCCAAACGCATCCCCAAGGCCAACCACGTCCCTCAGGCCAACAGTGTCCCTGAAGCTGATcatgtccccagggccactgTGTCCCATGGTTCAGGGTTTTCCAGCCCAGCCTGTTCCCTTTGGGCCCCTCCACTTGAGCGTGGCTGGAAGGGCTACCCCAGGCACTGGGTCACCTCCATGTCCTGCCCACATCCCCTAGAGACCAGCCTGGACACGAAATCTGTGTCAGAAGCCCACGTGAAGAGGAGCATCGTGGTCAAAACTGTGGAGACCAGAGATGGAGAGGTGGGAAGTCCTCATCTGTGTCACACATGCTGCCTCCCCTCCACCCCGCCTCCCCATGGGAGGTCCCCAAGGGGGTCACTCATCGTGCACTTGGGGCCACCATCCGTCAACCCGAGGACCAGTGATCCCAGTGCCCTGCCAGCACAGATGAGCTGGCTCTGGACCATGGTGGAGCTAAGCCTGGCAGAAAAaagtgtccccatccctgtccccaggctcGTTCGGAGCCCAGGCAGGCTCAGCCGGGGAGGAGAGCCTGAACCCGGGGTGACGGTCCCTCTCCTTCTGCCTCCAGGTGATCAAGGAGTCCAAGCAGGAGCACAAGGAGGTGATGTAGGGCCGGGGAGCCGCAGCAGCCGCACGCTTGTAGCCGTAGCTCCGTAGGTCCTGTCCGACGCTGCGAGGGAGCCCCACGGCTGGGCACGGGGTCGCGGGAGGAGCCGGTGGTGCTTCGGCGGGGGGCATCGCCCTCCCGCCCACCCCTCGCCTCTCCCACATCACCCcgtgccccagggacccccctgaCACCCTGTTCGGGGCTGGCTGATGGCAAAGCACCCGTCCCACCGGGCACCGTGTGGGAAGGGGATGGGCAATACCCGGGGGAGGCGAGCGGTGCCGGGCGGAGCCGAGCTGCCCCGCTGGGATGCTGCGCGTCCCCACGGCACGGAGGGGACGGTGATTTAAGGTCCGTGCCCACGCTCGCGCTGGGTCTCCAGCTCACCGGTGCCCACGGAGAGAGCCCGTCCTGTTTCGATCTCCACGCACTGGTTGGACAAAATGACGGTGCCAAGAGCATCTCTCCCTGCATCCCGCCTTGCTGCCCACCCTCTGGTCCGGGAGGCCACCCCGAATCTCCCCAGTGCACCCAGGCCCTGAGCATCCTTGGCGGGGGGGGCTACAGGGTGCAAGGTACAGGCTGGTGAGGGACATTTCCCTGTCACCAAGCATTGGTTGGGCTTAACCAAGAGGCAGGGGCAGGACgaagaggaggatggagaggcaGGACACTGTTGGGATGGTATCAAAGGGTGATGAAATGGGGATAACGAGGGGttcctggggacactggggtgtcCAGGGTGGTTTGTGGGGCCGGAGCAGCGATGGGCACAGCAGGCTGGGTGGCCTTGTGGGCTTCTCCTGGAACAGGGCTATGGGGCTGTGCTGACCCCCACTGGGTGTCCCCCACCAAGGTGTCCGAAGGTGTTCCCATCGCCACGGTGGGGAAAACCAGTCCTGAGGTTCTCGTGGCGAGGGGTGACCCACGGCCGTGCACCTGGCCCCTCGCCTGGGGGTCCCACGCAGGTGAAAATGGAGAGGAGGGgagtgcagaggaggaagaggaggagggtgtcGGGGCACCCACGGGTGATCTCACAGCAGGAGGTGCCTCCCGTGACCCAGGAGTGACGGGGAGGATGGACAGAGCCATCcttgtcctgcctgtccccccctGGGTCACAGTAGGAGCCAGGGGGGACGGGGACTGGGGCTGCCTCTGTCACAATCCTGCCAATGGAGCCCAAGTCCACCCCCCCCATGGGCCTTCAAGATGAGGTTGGAAGAAATCCCTCGTCCCTGGGCTCCACGTGGCCCTGTTCCCCCATCCGTCCTCCCCCCAGACCAGCACATGCCACCGGTCCACCCAGGGCCACCGCCCAGCCCCGCGCTCACCCGCAGCCCCCGTCCCACCTTTGATTTAGCTACTGACCACGAGCCAAGCCTGCCCTGATGCCACCTAACGCTGGAGCAATGACCCAGCAGCGCTTCTCGTCCCCCGTAAGCCCTTTGGGATGAGCACACGGGGTGCCACTCGGATGCcatcccccttgtcccctctgtccccctcgTCCCCTGGCTGAGGCGCTGAGCCTGCTTTGCAGCTAACGGCTCCAGAAAGGCCATTCCCAGGGGCAGGAGACCCGCGTGCTGCCCAGGTTTGGCATCTGGGGTGGGACGACGGTGGCCCGGGGGGGTCTCAGTCCCCTGCGAGCAGACTCCGGCTGGAGCTTTGCAGCCCACGTCGCTGCTGAATTGATGCACTAACGCCCGCCCGCGGCAGCTCGAGATGAGAAATAAAGCTAACGCAAGCGCTGCGCTTCCATGGTCGTGCCTGCGATGCGCCGGTGACGTGGGTTATTTGGGATTAGCCGGGGCGGCGAGACCCTTTGGAGCCCAAACCAAGCTCGGACTCGCCAGGGGACACAAGCTCAGCGCTGTACCCCAAGGCACGGCCAACGCGTCATGGGGCAACACCCCCCAAGGGACTGCAGCCTCCCCAAGGGGAGGTGGGTGCCGGAACAACCCCCCCGAGCCATCAGGCAGGCAGTGGGGTGGGAGAGACCCCCTtcccaggagggagggagaggaagcaggGATCTACTCGGGGTTCTTCAACCTCAAACCAGCTCCTTTCCCGTACAAACCCAGGCTGCGGTTCCTGGGaagcccctgggatgggctgcaGCTGCCAGGACTGATGGAGGATTTGAGCTCCTGCACCGTCTACGTGGTTCAAGTGCCTGAGCACCACCAGGACCCTCaaagctgcccccccccccgacagtGGGATTTCTCTTGGGAAAGCTGAAATCCCCAAAGCACATccttggaaaaaggaaaggagatgagCTCCATGGGGAAGTCCTGCTCCTTGCCGAGGAGCAAGCAAGTGGTCACCTAAACCCCGTAGAGATGCCATCCTCTTTGGAGGACCTGCATAATGATTTTGTCAGGCACAAATATAGACTCACAAGTCTGTGCTGAGTCGGGTGAGTTAAAAAAAACGATCAAAACCCAGAGAAATTTATGAAGAAAGTCACCagactaatttgaaaaaaattattttttcattcaagaatgaaaaaaagtttaaaccaaaatttaaaaaaaatgggctTGTTCCAGCTAAGGAGCTCAAAGGAAGATTGAACGTTTTGAAACGTTGGCATTCAGAGTTCTCAGCAAgtgaaaaaaagcttaaaaaagggTAGAGAAAAGCAAGAATTAATTGGATTAAAATAGTTCGGTGGATCTTTTTAGCAGCCTCTTAGAAAAACAGCTCTAATAAATCACTGATGCGGTTCGAGAACTCTGTAGAGCTTGGCCAGAAGATCTCGCAACAACTCCAAGTATTCTTTTGAAAGGGACTATATTGAACTTAAAACCCCACCACAAGCCCGCAGCAGGGCCAGGAACAAATCGCGGCGGTGGGAAATCCCCGCCTGCCCCTACTAAGTCGTGCCAACCCGCGGCACGGGGAGTTTTCCACATCGGTCTTCACTGTCACGCTCTTGACCCAAAAGGGAGGGTGAGCGGGCGCTGGCAGAATGTTGATTTCCAATGGCCAAAACCTTAGAAATTTCTAACGGGAGGACGGTCCGAGGTGGAAGAGTGACCCATTGGGGCCGTGGTGGAGATCCTATGTCCTGGCAGGGGAGCCAAACGCCCGCCGGCAGTGGCGGCACACATGGATGATAACGAAGACGATGCTGATGAGGATGTAGCTCAGGCTGATGGCCTTGATGGCAAAGATTGTCTCGGGATCGCTGAGCGTCCGCTTGCGCTGCTTCTGGTGGAACACACTGAGCCGGAAGCTGGCCACCATCTTGCCCTCATGCCAGCAGTAGTAGATGCCTCCATCGCTAACTTGGACCCGCTGGATGTGCAGGTGGTTTCCGTGGTCGATGAAGACCCTCATGCTCTTGTTGACGCCGATGAGGTAGCGGGAGCGATAGAGCCGGACAGAGTCCTTGTCCCAGGCCACAGCATGCTCCGGCCGGGCTCCTGGGCATGCGATGACCAGGCCACTTCCAACAACCTGCTTGTGAAACTGCGTGGGGATGTGAGGCAGCCAGGGCTTCTCACCCAGCTTGGAAATGACATTGGAGATGGATTGCATGCCTTCCTTGGAGACCTCCTCCTTCAGGCAAGGGGTCAGGCAGCTTCGGATGGCCACCTCGGGTCTCCGGAGGCGGACAGCACGCTGGAAACGTGGGGGGACAGCCCTCGAGCCACAGGACGTGACATTGGGGATGGTGGTGCGATAGCGAGGGTGCAGCTGGCCGCTCCGCACATAGCAGAGCCCGATCCGCCGCTGCTCGCCTCTCACCCCACAGCGGTCGCATCTGCTCCAGTCCCAGAAGGTGGTGAAGAAGCTGAAGAGCTTCTCCCTGAAGTTGTCCTGGACGTGCTGGCCACTGTCCAAAAAAGCCACCGTGATATGCTTGGTGGGCTGCACGTCCACATCGTAGCCATAAAAGAAGTCCCCTTTCTTAGTGCCACACAGGTAGTGGCCCGAGTCCGTCACTTGGGCTTGGAAGACAATGAGACTGAACATCCGGATACTGAAACGCTTCAGGATGTTGCTGCTCACGTTGATATGTTGGGAGTCAATAACTACGGTGCCAGCAAAGTCCGTCAGGACCGTGGTTTTGTGGCTGCCCATGTTCTTCTGGAAGTACCAGACGACAGAAGAGACCTCATTGGGCTTGCAATTGCAGGGGAGCTCGAAGGTCATGTCAGCCAAGTAAGCAGCATTGTCAAACATCAGGAAAGCGGGACAAGCCATTCTACTGAACACATCTCCTTTATCTTCAATCGCAAAAGCATGGAGAACACCTACCATGCAGAGGAGAacggcagctcctggcagcctcATCTCCATCGCGCTGGGTGGTGTCTGCAGTCAGCAGAACCAACCCAGCCACCGCGTCCTCGGCAGGGACGGCAGGAACCCGCACGAGGGGTTGGCAGTGCCAGCGCCGGGCAGGGACGGCGCACACACCACCTCGCTCAACAAAGATGGGGTTTGCAAATGACTCACCCGCCCATAGCGCATGTGGCTGACAGCAGGGATCAAAACAGCGGCTGAATATCCCATCTCTGCTGAATATCGGCTGGGAAGCAATCCGTCCTGCCCcggggcaggctgtcccctggGACACGGACTCTAGAACCTCcgctctctcccagctgctgtagAGTGTCGTTGGCTGCGCCCCGGGCAACGAGCTCGTTCGTGCAGCTCAGCTACAGAGGGAAGATGCAGTGATGGAAAGCGTGGTGGGAATAAGGGAACCACCAATGTCTTTTTGGAAGACTTGTGCAGTTAAGTATTAATTATTTCTCTGATCCCTCTGAGCACAATGAACCCAGTCCCTCCTCCGACGGCAGCTGACCTCTGTAGCCCAGAAGAGGTTTCAAACACGGTATGTAGACTTCTACATCCTCTCTGTTGGCTTTCCAAGGGTTTGTGTGTGGAAGCCACTCCGCACAGGTAATGTTTGATTCCCCCTCTCCGAGTGATCAAGCGAGGCTTTTTGTTCACTGATGCTGGAACCAGCCCTGGAGGTGTCTTAAGTGCATCTGTCCTACAGTGAAGGTGAGATATTTGCTCCCCGCTGACTCTGGCTGGACTTTCAGCTCCGCTTTTGGCCCTTCTTGAGCAGATGCTCAGATCAGACCATGAACTGGCTGATCGGGAAACGGACCCCAGCTGGTCTAACAGCCTATCCTCCCGTAAACGTTCATCCAGCCTCTCCTGTACTTCATTTCTCCTGAGTCTTCTCACCAAACCGTGGGGATTTTTGCCCTTCCCCAGGCGATGGGGATGCAGCAGGCTGCTCCCATCCTTGACATCGGATGTGAGTGCAAGCCCTGAGCCTCGGGACTGCTGAAAGCACTGTGCCTGTTCCCACCAGAGCTGTAACTGTCGTGCCAGGGCTGTTGATGCATCAACATCCTCCATCCTGACCTTAGGAAACTCCAAGATCTTCGTTGTTTTGTTTAAGGCTTCAGCTTTCTGCTTTCTGCTAGTCCTTGGGTTTGCAAGCGTTAGGCAAAGGCAAGAGGAATGGCACCCACAACAGATCGCAGGGACACAGATGTCCCCAAGATAGATGCCACAAAGCCCAACATTCACTTGACAGGCCTCAGAGAATTTAGGTGCCCAGTGGTTTCTACAGAGAAGGTGGGAGAGGGATGGTTAGAGTCTGCCAGGGTGACTACATTTTGCTCCTCTAGCTGGGTTTTGCAAGAAAACAGACCTGACAGTAGTTTTTGAGCTGAATTCAAGGGAGTCTGAGCACGATAATATACATTGGGCTCCTCAGCACACTTGGGAGAAGCCTGAGGATCCTCCCAGACCAGAACTGCAGGAGAGCTCGGTGGGCAggtgctgagctgtgccatgtGAGGGCCTCTCTGAAGCCTGCAGCCAAAGCAGAAAGGCTACTCAATTTAGACACAGTGTTAGACAGCCCTGGAGAGTCTCTTTGTTGGAGCGAGGCCTGCCAGTTCCTTCTAAATTTCAATTTATGTGAAATTTCAGCAAATCAGCGTCTGAGATCATAGGACCATGAGGTGACGGGTTTACCCCATGCCTTGGTAGTTGGGGTAGAATAATGAAATAGCTGATCGGAACAGTCCCAGACATCCCACCTTGCACAGCACTTCCACCTCCATCAGCCCATTCTACCTTCAGAGTTTGTTAAACATGACGTGTCATTGATTACGTTTCTTAAAACCCCCACCGAGACAACGGACAGAGATGAAAAAGGTAAGGGAtgatttgggttttggtttcGCTTTCAAAAAGAGCAGCctagatttttctttcccccactttTCTCCTCATCTAAGAGATCCTGACAGAGCTGTTCTGCGAGGACACCCTGCCCCAGAGATCACAACACACTCCTCTCGGTAACTAACCTTTATTTGCGCGGAACTAGTGCTCTGGGTGGCTCCCAGGTAGAGAGAAATGTACAGCCATGTTCAGAAGTATCCGATTTACCTGTCTTGCACAATGTCTGCTGCTGAATTCAAGCTCTTCTGCACTCTGGTTCTGCTCgaccctgctgcctctgctccttcaGTTGACCTGGTAACATTTCATCAGCTCCATCGCTATGCTCTCCTCAGCTTCCTTTCGCTTCGTGAGGTGGGCTTCCCGCTCTGCTTCGCAGCCGGCCGGTCTGCTGGGATGGCCAGCAGTCCCAAAGCTCTGCAGCTTCCTAAACAaatccctgctgctctccttctcCGACTCACTCAGAAGATCCACGTTTAACCCGAAGCGCTTGGTGCCCGAAAGGCTCTCTAAGATCTGAAGAACGGCATCTCTGTCTTCATGACAGACGTTCTCTGCCAGCACCGTAAGGAATTCACCCAGGAGGCCAAAGCCCAAGTCAGCCTGAAAGATTCTGCCCAAGGCCTTTCCTCCCAGTTCAAGcaaaaactggtatttttcttttccgCTTTTTAAGCATCTGCGCCAATCTCTGTAAAATTCGGCAGAGGTTCCAGGCAGTTGATCCagctcctgaaggaaaaaaatagttaccAGTTCCTTTTGGTTTGTTCCCACTTGAAGATTTTTGtcgccacccccctccccgatcAACCTGTGGATGGCCGAGATGTTTTTAATCCAGGCTTTGACAGCATGAAGGGCTGCATAAAGCCTGTGAGGTGGCCATAcacaaagacaaagaaatacCAGGTTCCTCAAGCCCCGGAGAAACCAGAGAACTTCAGGGGAAAATAACGGAAGAATGGATGACACACGAAGCCCAGCATGGACGAACACAGATCAGTCGTGGAgtaaccccaaccctaaccagAACCAGACACGCTGCCCACTCCGGATCCACCATCACCGCTCGGGAAGGGATCTCCTGGAGAGCGGAGTAGTTCAGTGTAAACCTCTGCTTCATCTCGAGCACTGTGAGGCAAATCAGAGTGAGGAGATAAAAGAGACGTAAACCCCAGAAAACACGCAGGTGGACCTAACGCACCGTCTCGTCACATGCTGCCTTCGTACGGGTCTGCGGCAGAGAGTTCGCGCTACCAGAGAGAGCCAAGCTCAATGTGGCATCTCCCGATAAAAGGAAATCCTGTTTTGTACAATATGTAATTGAACTGCTGAACTCATCACCGCTGGCTTAACTGACGCACAGACTGAAGGAGGATTAAAATGTTTAGGCTTTTATACCGATAGCGAGAACAAGGCACAGCAACATCAGGCTGTGTCTAAACACAAGACAGAGGAGCCCTGGAGATCAGAGCCCGAGCGCTAACGGGATTAGGAACAGAATTTACTCTGGGGAGAT
Proteins encoded:
- the FAM187A gene encoding Ig-like V-type domain-containing protein FAM187A, producing MEMRLPGAAVLLCMVGVLHAFAIEDKGDVFSRMACPAFLMFDNAAYLADMTFELPCNCKPNEVSSVVWYFQKNMGSHKTTVLTDFAGTVVIDSQHINVSSNILKRFSIRMFSLIVFQAQVTDSGHYLCGTKKGDFFYGYDVDVQPTKHITVAFLDSGQHVQDNFREKLFSFFTTFWDWSRCDRCGVRGEQRRIGLCYVRSGQLHPRYRTTIPNVTSCGSRAVPPRFQRAVRLRRPEVAIRSCLTPCLKEEVSKEGMQSISNVISKLGEKPWLPHIPTQFHKQVVGSGLVIACPGARPEHAVAWDKDSVRLYRSRYLIGVNKSMRVFIDHGNHLHIQRVQVSDGGIYYCWHEGKMVASFRLSVFHQKQRKRTLSDPETIFAIKAISLSYILISIVFVIIHVCRHCRRAFGSPART
- the CCDC103 gene encoding coiled-coil domain-containing protein 103, with protein sequence MEADGALDPAALERELRAAVAADARRERENDAKLRALRQRVPSYQEFRNIVLASHLKPLEKKDKMGMRRNVLWNPCAVHAKAPQASDVEIPQELDQLPGTSAEFYRDWRRCLKSGKEKYQFLLELGGKALGRIFQADLGFGLLGEFLTVLAENVCHEDRDAVLQILESLSGTKRFGLNVDLLSESEKESSRDLFRKLQSFGTAGHPSRPAGCEAEREAHLTKRKEAEESIAMELMKCYQVN
- the GFAP gene encoding glial fibrillary acidic protein, with product MESQRLSSYGRRFGPAAPLYRALPASPPARPRATPRARSTQPSPRGGARLGWGKMDFSLAAALNSEFRETRTNEKVEMMELNDRFASYIEKVRLLEQQNKVLVVELNQARNQEPSRLADVYQEELRDLRRHVEQLATAKARLEIERDNLAEDLGSLQQKLQEEVTLRLEAESSLAAYRQDVDAAALARLDLERRVGTLQDEIAFLRKVHEEELRELQEQLARQRVHVEVDTSKPDLTAALRDIRSQYEAMATSNVQETEEWYKSKFADLTDAAARHAEALRAAKQEANEYRRQLQTLTCDLEALRGSNESLERQLRELEERYALETAGYQDTVVRLEEDIRSLKEEMARHLQEYQDLLNVKLALDIEIATYRKLLEGEESRITIPVQSFSNLQIRETSLDTKSVSEAHVKRSIVVKTVETRDGEVIKESKQEHKEVM